The window ATGATAGATTGTGCAACTactcattaataaaatagaagtatATTCTAGAGATATCGATTTTGGTCATCCTGAAAGACAAATGTCTCGACTTTTTTCACCTTATTATAacatttctaaataaatcatataagGATGAGAGGGTGCTCAGTATGATTGTGTTGAAACATAGAACATACATATTAGGTTTATGGTTCATAATTCAAGTAATGTCAGGGAAATAGGAGACCATTTGTTCTTGGAGAATTATTAAAGAAGCATCAGATGATCCAACAAGAAACAAACCTGAGAAGCTGCACTGAGATCTGAACTCTTCTCAACCAAGCTATCGAGCTTCTCACCTCGTTCTAGCACACTGTCAATAGTTTTGTGCTGAGACAAAAGccaaatacaattatatcattatatcAAGGTTAAAAGAAAGGATCAGGTAACGAATATATTGCAATGATATTAGTGTATTAACTTGGATGCACAGGTAATTCAACAGCGTCTAGCATTACGTAAATTCTAAGCACATTGTTTACAGCAATTCTTTTAGTCACATGCTAGAGTAGCCCGTGCAATGTACTCCTCACACAGGTTTTGAGTAACTACATACGATCTTCTAATAGTCAATCTAACACAAGAAATGTGGAATATGAATGATGTGGAGCATAGTTAACAAAtcaattgaaagaaaaaatatacatacatagtaagaattttgaaaagttaatAAACTTAAAAGTGATTGATGAAGAAGTGCAACTCGGTTGGTAAGAAACTTCCCCTCCAACCAGTAAGTGGGTGGTTCGATTCACTTACTGAGCATAAGTGTGGTGTGTGTGAGTTgtaactcaaaataaaaagttaaaaaagatTACTTACAAgaataattttagtttcatcCAACTCCCGCTGGATTCGTAACAGCTTGTCAGCCTCAGCAGGATCCTGAACAGTTACAGAGCAGTATATTAGTAAACTACAATacatagagagaaaaagaaataatgctCACTGCGAAAAATTTAACACTGTTGATTTCCATCAAAGACTAGCACACCTGAAATTTGACAAGTGCCTCACTTAGATAAGGCCATTGTTGGCTGTTATCAGCTTGAGCAGTTTTCCATGAATCGCCAAAGTTCTTTAGATATTCATCGAAGACCTgccaaataatcaaaagttCATTCGACTTCAAACTACGCAAAAGGTCTTTTGCCttgtttcaaaatatttcactATAGCATGAGCTAAGTAGAGCCTGCATACCTGGTTGAGCAGTGAAAATGCACTTCGGACAGGATAATGGTCATCCATAAACCCCAGTATACACAAGCCATTTCGATTATATGAATGAACCTTGTACTCTGATAAATAACAACCAACAAAGATGTTATTTTCTTGGCTATTAAGTATTCATAGACCACCTTGCAGTGAATAAACAAGCAACTAAATGTTATGCACACTGCatattcatcaaattaatttatcagTAATGAGCAAAAACATAAAGTAGCCAAAGTAGAATCCCCAATACATAAGGAGATCCATCTCTGGAAAGAAATTCTTTCCAGATCGCCCCTCCCCCATATCAACAACAGGTAACATGTCACTTGCCTCAAATTCCTTctccctctccccctccccctctatttatatttggaaTCTCAATTTCAAGGGAGATAACCCAAAAATTCTATCTTTCTAACCTTTCAAATGTATGAAGTAGATCAATGagtgatcatcccagctaatATTTTACAAACCAGAGCAACTCTTAAAAGTTACTCCTATTAGAGGAACATAcagaaaaaagaacaaaattcaCAATTCGGACAACAACAGATGAAACCATACACaccaaaaccctaaaaaatatgaatcgAAACACAGCGCAAAGCACCTCAAATCCGCACAATCCCTAGACTACCCAAACCAAAAAGCAAACCAATTGATGAGAAAAGGTCAAAGAATGCGAACCTTCATGCTGCACCGATTGGCGTTGGCCGGGCGGCGTGCGTTTAGCTACGGTCCGACCGACAAAAATAATGAACTCCTTAACGCTGGGGCGTTGGAAAAATCCGAAGCTGCTTAGATCCGTGGCGTTCACCAAAATAACCGGATCCGCACCCTCCGGGATGCATTTCAGCACCATCAGCGCCGTGATCTTCACCATATTCTATCTCTCTCTGTGCGACAAACAAggagaattttcaaaattttctctGCGTAATTCGTTAAGGAAGGCGAGAAACCACTATTTTCAGTTTGAAATGGGTACGTGCTGATGGATCTGATGCTCCTTAGTTTTTTACCTCTACATTCATCCATATCGTTTCtacttataatattttacattaatcATGCTAATTGGACcataaatattagttttatcaatttgtttatcagtttattttttaaaatataatactactattaaaattatagagattttggaaaaaagaaaaaaatagtgatggtaaaataacataaaataaactaaattttaacaGACATAACAAAAGATTATTtctggaaataaaatattactgtaTTAACATTCTACGTATTACccataatttgattttttggtaGAATTATGCTGAATGGATGTATGCATAATTGACGAAAATACGAGCAAAAAATAGGGATGtagattttatgtttttattccAATGAGATATGAGCTGTGTCTAGATTCTAGAAGTAGGTCCAAGGGATTGGATACTTTTTCAAAGACGACTAATACTGTTGTGGAACATTAAATTGGTAAATGAAATAGAGGAGTACTCCTCCCGtcgtcccatgttacttgcactATTGTTTTGTTCGCCCGTCATAAGTTCCTTAATTATCTATAGtttaagttaaaattaatatattagatTAAGTTAAGAGCTCATTTATTAAGAGTCCatgatactccatatattgtatgttttacttctaataaatattttaattaattaaaacattatcaattaattaattcatctaTTCACGGGTTACTTTTTAAGCCgttcattattaatattttaatactccttcaaaaaaaatagtaaagtgAGATGAggtaatgaaaaaaattactgaAATATGTTAATTGAATGTCACAATtcgatttaaaaaatgtgttagaAAGAATGGGAAAAAGTGATGAGTTACATTATAATATTGCTCCCTTCGtcaaacatatatttttaggtaaatactttatattctcttaatttatttatatatttttttaatataaatttttttatactttattctctttttctaatttaaatatcaatttctcaaatttaTAACCAAAGTATAGGAAAGAAATAGTTGTTGAATgagaaaaatggagtatatgagCATTTGCAATGTGGCACCGATTAGCCGCCCAATCCATCTAGGCGCGATTGGTGGCTGATCGATGCTGATTGGACCGCCGATTGCGACATAaatcatagtagtattttttaccTTCACCCATATATACACCCCATTTcattcattctctctcaactgcaaattttctctctctagcaATAGAATGACTCCCTGAACGCCGGTAGTCCCAAATCCCCGGGCGGCTATCCTCCCTCCAAACACCTCGCACTACGGGGACGATGTCTATCGGCCCAATATAGATAGAATGATTGATCGATAGGGTGAGTGTACGTACCACTGTCCCGCCGACCAATCCTCTCTTCAATACCGACGAGAACTCGCTTAGATGTTTCTGATCTAAATAGGGAGAGGGAGGAAGGGGAGGGCAACGGCTAGCGAGGGTGTCGAACATGCTGGCAAAGGACCACAACGCCAAATTCCATGGCATCTCCGGATGATGAGCAACGACCATGAGTATGGATGGCGTGAAAAAAATGTCGTTGCAGCAGTTCTCCCAAGACAACATTTTTCCTCTGTTCAAGCACACGGAGACCTGGCGGATCATGAAGGAGGTCCCCAAATTCCAGACGTGGTTGGAGCCCAACTCCCCGAAGCAGATGAGGCTTGGggtgtttgattttttattttatgcttttttttgccttcaatttatttcaccaacaatcaaattttggtCTATTcgattaactttaaaattggaataataAGTCATGTACGtctaatttttctcaattgtctcGTCCATACACAAGTATTTTGgctttatattaatttattttcttattttattggaaGATTGTCATTTTTAACATTGCAAAAAGATATTGAGTTGTGCAAAGATGAGataattggaaaaaattcatgggaaatactagaatttaacaaaattcataatttaaatggctattgtcccaattaaaaaatgccaaaaatgaagaagattGATAGATCATTAATTCCGCGTCAAAGGGTTGGTGGTGCCGCATTATTGAGTTGAGTGAGAGAGATGAGTGGGAGATGTACATTGGTGATTCTTGTCTCTCTGTGTATTTCACCATGTTTTGATTTCACTTTTACAGTTTGTAGCTTCGAAACTCTATTTTTCTGTTACCTATGCAGGCTTGGTTCATCTCACTGTTTAAGGTTAGAATATAGGAGTAAACTTCTGTTAGtgaatctttttttaaaattttacagaaatattttaattttgctgCAGCTAAGAATCCAAGTGTctataacaaacaaaattctGAATGCATTTGGTCAGTGCTGAaacatttattcataaattctAAACTCAAGAAATCCAAGTTTCTCAATGCTTAATATAACTGGGGAGTTTACAAGAGGAAAACTATGACAGAAGGGCTAAAATGCAAGCTTGCTAAAACGGACAACAGAAATGATCATAATTGTAAATGTAGATACAGTCTTGAGTGGAAAGCCCCTATTTCGCGCTCGCGTGCTACATACCTGCTCCAAACGAGTAATTGTCGAACGCAAACTCACCATTTGGCACGGTTTCATCTTGTTCCTACAAATCAACGAAACATGATACGGAGTATACGTTAATAACATATACGTATATAATAGTCATCAAAGTTTTCTATGATAGAATAGCACAAACTAATGATTGTCTACCCGCTTGATCATAGCATTCACCAGATCGTCCAGCGAATCATAACCTTGAGGAGTCAATCCTGATGGTAACTTTGGTTGCTCGAAGAGGAAGTCCTCGTTAGACCTTGGTATGGATTCTGTCACCAGTTTTCCATTCTGCTGCACAAGAGCCGAAGCACCACCACTAGATCTGCCACCAGTATAAATATCCATCTTCTGGTTCACGATTCCGCTACCCTGTCTTTGTTCTGACCAGCTTTGGGACATATTCTGCACATCGCCCATCGGCCCTACCTGGCACTGCATTTCTCTTGAATCTTCGAAAGGTGGTAAGGCCAAGCCAGACGAAAGATCAATAGGGTTGTTCTGTAAATAAGTTCCATTTGAAGAGTTATTATCTCTCAAACCGTTAAGAGGCAACTGGCTGTGAAAAGGCTCAGCAGATAGCAGGGTGTTTGGGTGCATTTTAGATGCATCGACTCTATTCTGCCAGTTCTCATTGGCGGGATCAGAAACACCATTGTTGAAGGATTCTGAGGTAAAGGGAGCCGACTGATTACCAAACCGTCCACCACTCAGAGGCTGTTGTGTGTTTCCATGCAGCAACAGTGGATTACTCATGGGACTATTCAACAAGTTGTTCGAGCTGCCTAGAGCTGCTCCAGCACTGCCAGTTCTGAAAATTCGGGAGTTGTTGATACTAGTAAAATTTGCAGTGCCCTTATTGTGTTGCAACTGATCCAGTTCGAGAGACGGCTGAATTCCTTGAAATAAACTTGGAGTTTGATTGGAAGTTGGAAGGACAAGATTCATTTTCCCAAGTGAATTGATGGAGCTGCTCAAGTTTTGAGCTAGACTCGGCTGGATTAGAGTGGATGGAGTAAGGTTGCGCATATTCACATTACCAGGGCTGTTTAGTCGACCAAGCATGCCACCCGGGTAAGATGATAATGCAACATTACCTAGTCTTGTTCCACTAAAAGTCCGAAAATCTCCAAACCCATCCAATGAGCCCATATGCATGAAACCAGAATCCTTAACCCCAAGCGCAGCAGCCATGTTTGCTTGCTGGGTTGCAACCGTACTAATTCTTTTCAGGTAAAGCCTATACTTCTGCAGGGCAACCCAAAAAGAGTAAgaaaaattacaagaattacTATTAAAAGAGAAGATAATTTTCTTTGCATCCATCAGTGCTCATAATTTCTCGAAACACCAAAATGCAGAAAGATTAGAAAGGTTGAGAGATGTAGAGCAAATGAATGGTCTTGAATAGGAAGATATTACATTAGGTCCGTTAACAACAAGCTTTGAGTTATATCATTGAAGTCTTATTCACATAGTTGATGAAGCCCACTAACAGCCTAAATGCTTATTGCAGTTTTAAAgaatacaaatattttcacaGGCAATGGAAAAAAACATAGGTGGAGAAGGATTATTGCCTGGAGATGGCTCGCCACATTCTCCCGGGTAAGGCCTTCGACGTTCATCATGTCCAGAATTCTCTTAGGAACGGCCTCTGCATgagaaacataattaaaagaaattggaCATTAGAAAGTGcaatatcaaaacaaaacaattgtGTGGATATCAAAAAGTAATGAGTTAGAATATCTCACTTTCAATTCCCAACTGATTAACTGCTTGGACAAACTTCCTGTGAAGCTCGATAGTCCAGACAACCCGGGGTTTCTTCTGCGTACCATTGTCTTCATATTCATTATCATTATCTTCGgtctcatcatcatcgtccTTCCTCTTTCTATTAAATTTTCCATTCTGGTCAGTATTTCCTGCCAAGGGAGACCCATGACCTTCTCCACTTGCCGGATGAGCTTTGGTTTGATCACTCGATCTATTCTGGTTCTTAGAATCAAccttttttctccttattaCATGCTGCCAAATGTTCCTCAGCTCTTCAATCCGAATAGGTTTCACCAAATAGTCGCAAGCACCATGAGTAACCCCTTTCATTACGAGCTTGGGATCACTATTCGCTGACAGCACTACACCAGAATAGCATCAAAAAAAGTTACTAGCTGGTCAAACGACACTGTATGTAACAAATTCTTGAAAGAGCAAATATATACAACTGGGAAACCGTTAAAGATTTAGCTTGAGGATTAGTTTGTCCTGGTGAACTTACTGATAACAGGTAGATCCATTTCAAGACCAACAAGCTCCAGAAGCTTAAAGCCATCCATGTCGGGCATGTGCACATCACTAATCACCAAGTCGAATCTGTCTTTCTTTTCCCTAATCATCTTCAACGCAACCCTTGCTTGGTTCGTTGTAGTGACTGTGGAAAACAATAAATGCCTTTCATGAAAGCAGTGGATTCAGAagttcacaaaattcataaaagcAGTTCACATGAACCAAATGATTCAAAAATCCTGGATTcacttagaaaataaaattaccaGACATGAACTTTCTAGACAAAAAGTACACTAAAATCTTTCAGATTCTATAAAGCAGCAATTTTTCTATCTCCTTTGTAGTGAAAAATCAAGGAAAAAGACAGCTGGTTTATGAGTATATGAGAGGTTGAATATATTGTCCCTGACAAATCACCTTAACAGATAAAAAGTCACAATAATTAGATGATacaaatcattttattcatttgcCTAACTATGCAACATAGTATTCATTGGATATCCAACAGGAGCATATTGGTCACATAACTGAAAATCTATTATCCGAGTGAAGATAAACAAAAAGTTCACAACATGCTTATTAAGTCAAACAGACTGACATAGCAGAGAATTCAGAAACCCtgacaagaaaagaaaaacataactacacattaattgaatttgaactCAATAACAGTTCCTAAGAAAAGAAACAACTTCAAGCACATATCTTCAGGCAATCAAAGAAATTaaactcaaaatcaaaacttagaagaagaaaaccaAACCATTGTAGTTGCATTTTCTGAGCAAAGTTTCCAATAACTTCAAGCAAGTTGGGTCATCATCAACAGCAAGAACACGCATCCCAACCGGAAAATTCTCAGCATCTCCTCTAATTCCTTCCACAATCATTTTCTCACAActcaaatattcaattcaCAGACTATTTCAAGAACCCAAGTTGACAAAAAACCAACAAACACCGAAATCAGAGgctaaaaatcaaatcttgaaaaCCCCCAGATGCAAAAAGAGCTTCTTTTGGTATCCGATATTGAAGCATTGACCGAAGAAGATAGTTAGACAGGGAGAGATCAGAAACAGAAACACAAAGTACAGAGCGTGTGCGTGTgtagaaagagagagagagggaaaaagggGGTTAATTGAATAGCTGTAGGAGTGGACAATGATGGTGATGGCCAGTGCACTGTGATTGCTTTCAACCCAACACAAACACCAAATCGTATCTCCCTCTCTCAGCAGTGATTTGTGAGAAAGggtgtgaatattttatacaGATGATTGTGTGCGGTGTATGTGAATAATGGAGCTTTGTTTTATAATCTGCTGCTTTCAACTTTTtctacctctctctctctagcaCGCAATTTTTATTTGGTGGTGGAGTGGAAGactttttggatttaatcGGGTGTTGATCATCCCTACCATGAGTTCAGTAGATCGTAGTTAAATTGGGGATCTTGGCCGTTGGATTTGCATCAACCAATAAATTTTGCACGTGTTTTTTGAGAATTAAATTAGGGGAAGTTTGCtgtttttggaaattttaagGTTTTCTACGGTAATGATGTATTTATGGGAGTTCCTTACCTGATATTGGAATTTGGTTGAGGCTATTTTAGGGtttgttttttatgtaattcatCTTAAATTACGGTGGTTAGATCTTACTTCTTAGTCAATCAGAATCTTTACTTGAATGCTAATTATATTCCCATTTTTTCCTCTTGGGGAAATCATTTGCAACTTTCAGCATTGCAAAATTTCCGTATTTTGAGAAAGAAAGGTTACTATGAATGAAATCTATGTAACCAAATTCAATCGTTAtcttctcttcatcttttctatttatttataaatattctagtTGGAAGGGTATGAATAAAGACTCACAAATATTGTTTCTCTActatttgattttcattacAAAACCTCTAACAGATATGAATATTGGGATTTTcttatcacaaaataaatatcgCTAGCATATGGCCAAAATGGTGAAAGGGAGACAATAAAGTCTTGTTTGATAGTATACATCGTGACAATCTATGATTTGGAACTTTCCAATAACTAATCACCTTCAAAACGCCCAAAAATTAAGTAACACCAATGATATCTTCTACTACAATCATATTTCAAAACTCGAAATTTCTTCTTTATATACACGACTATCTTTGTTCAAGATTAAGTTtgtcttttggatttttttttctttttattcccGTACCCATAATTTGTGTAGGTGTCATTTGGTTGATATGATTCATTATCATATGATCATCCAATTAGGATTAAGTTGCgtgattattttagttggaggtaGTGGCTATGACTcattatcatataattatagaTTAGATTAAACCGTGAAATTCAATctcataaatcaaatataatacatgttcAATTCTCCTtctatcccataaaaatatggacatttgGGAcgacacaaaaattaatacatatatagtaaagTTATTATAGCATTGTTAATGAGAATGAAGctcattttattgaaaagaatGAAGTTATCAAAATTAGaagatgatatttttataggacataccaaaaaaaatatccttatttttGTGGAGTGATAAATAATCTTTCAAACAGAACAAACCTATAGTTTGTTTCTTTCTACCTTGTTtcctatttttggtagttttATGGttttcatcattcatcatgaCCCAGAGATTAGTTGAGAATCTTGGCCGTTGGATTTTAAATCTACCAACATTTCCTGGATTTTAAATCTACCAACATTTCCGGCCCTTCTTCCTGAGAAAAAATTCCCTAGACCATGAACACCACATGACAATCTTATTTGGTATACCTCAATAATAAGATCTTGccaaatagaaatatatagCTTACATGGCCAAATGATTATAATACATAATATGATGTTTTAAGGACATTTTTATAATTcccatatataaaataattatcatattgcactaaaataattatcatattgCACCACCAAATTTATTAATCGAGAGTGCTATtctttttattgatatataaaatataaaatttatttacttattttatgggaatatttatctttttcattgatatatacataaattatattatattatcatcgCACAC is drawn from Salvia hispanica cultivar TCC Black 2014 chromosome 6, UniMelb_Shisp_WGS_1.0, whole genome shotgun sequence and contains these coding sequences:
- the LOC125196096 gene encoding VAMP-like protein YKT61, producing MVKITALMVLKCIPEGADPVILVNATDLSSFGFFQRPSVKEFIIFVGRTVAKRTPPGQRQSVQHEEYKVHSYNRNGLCILGFMDDHYPVRSAFSLLNQVFDEYLKNFGDSWKTAQADNSQQWPYLSEALVKFQDPAEADKLLRIQRELDETKIILHKTIDSVLERGEKLDSLVEKSSDLSAASQMFYKQAKKTNQCCTVL
- the LOC125194082 gene encoding two-component response regulator ARR12-like, with the translated sequence MIVEGIRGDAENFPVGMRVLAVDDDPTCLKLLETLLRKCNYNVTTTNQARVALKMIREKKDRFDLVISDVHMPDMDGFKLLELVGLEMDLPVIMLSANSDPKLVMKGVTHGACDYLVKPIRIEELRNIWQHVIRRKKVDSKNQNRSSDQTKAHPASGEGHGSPLAGNTDQNGKFNRKRKDDDDETEDNDNEYEDNGTQKKPRVVWTIELHRKFVQAVNQLGIEKAVPKRILDMMNVEGLTRENVASHLQKYRLYLKRISTVATQQANMAAALGVKDSGFMHMGSLDGFGDFRTFSGTRLGNVALSSYPGGMLGRLNSPGNVNMRNLTPSTLIQPSLAQNLSSSINSLGKMNLVLPTSNQTPSLFQGIQPSLELDQLQHNKGTANFTSINNSRIFRTGSAGAALGSSNNLLNSPMSNPLLLHGNTQQPLSGGRFGNQSAPFTSESFNNGVSDPANENWQNRVDASKMHPNTLLSAEPFHSQLPLNGLRDNNSSNGTYLQNNPIDLSSGLALPPFEDSREMQCQVGPMGDVQNMSQSWSEQRQGSGIVNQKMDIYTGGRSSGGASALVQQNGKLVTESIPRSNEDFLFEQPKLPSGLTPQGYDSLDDLVNAMIKREQDETVPNGEFAFDNYSFGAGM